A genomic window from Mesosutterella faecium includes:
- the smc gene encoding chromosome segregation protein SMC — translation MHLRQVKISGFKSFADPTVIEFPSGFVGIVGPNGCGKSNVIDAVRWVMGEGRAGELRATSSMTELIFAGSAGRAPAGRASVEMVLDNSDGTLSGPWGAYSEVSIRRTLTRDAASAYFINGQAVRRRDVQDIFMGTGLGPRSYAIISQGMVSSFVKARPEELRVYFEEAAGVSRYKERRREAEGRLSLTRTNLERVSDLQQVRRADIERLSAEAETAQQWRSLTERRERFAGMWLVLQERDIRDARDRRAADIAEAMAEIESGRTAIASLEKQAAQAQAALEEARSQEALKREALKANELELARRQSALAALVEKKKMLEERVRSDGEKLERASRGASESSAKAQGFEEESRRLTSEIAEVEAQKEERAQALEEAREACEQAKARERALAQSEKEAQSRLTELNFTQQALGREKAMLEDRLRRLGQEKSDSAAPQESELEQAREYAEECSASLEECGQRSDQAREELAAAEEDCRGRLEQKNRSSEALARLQARSSALREVQQKALAEGRLPEWIRSHGLEGLPTLVSGIRVEEGWERAVEAALSARMTSLEAGSLARAASLAADPPPARFALVDVRQGEALRQPRNEEGSLAGKVLSVRPQSAALVRAWLAGFRIAPSIGEALRLSQSDPQASFITKEGHTVSAGCVLFWASESPASGFLERAGELSRLEQQRDVESKAYQALLEGVVQAESRREDALARSRGAAAALESSRREQQAAALRLSEMQASFEAWSKRASSIEAESSRARQRLEEIEAQSEASEAQFEELDQALSKVSQEHQDAEMAAEAALSRLQGEEGALRDCETRLKLLRTDARHAAERARDARSAALRAQSEEAEFTAAIEESRALLEELDETAGSQGVREQLQAHDAAEASLREAEQLAAAAAEKVAGLDAERSRLSLAERPKLERVGEMKVRQGSLENELSALTSQIEQRRADRSELLAAAQEGGWKPAAARREAARLERDIEQLGPVNHAALENLEAARRALSETDAQAADLQSAVATLEGAIRKIDAETRGVLKSTFDAVNSNFSDIFRRIFSGGEASLEMVGEEVLECGIEIRAQPPGKRNASVKLLSGGEQALTATALIFAMFRLNPAPFCLLDEVDAPLDEANQARLAKLVESMSEATQFVAITHHRITMEYARQLIGVTMREPGVSRVVSVDISEAVRYSSQPLPV, via the coding sequence ATGCATCTTCGCCAGGTCAAAATTTCAGGCTTCAAAAGCTTCGCCGATCCGACCGTGATTGAATTCCCGAGCGGCTTTGTGGGCATCGTGGGTCCGAACGGCTGCGGCAAGAGCAATGTGATTGACGCCGTGCGCTGGGTGATGGGCGAGGGCCGGGCCGGGGAGCTGCGGGCGACCAGCTCGATGACGGAGCTCATTTTCGCGGGGTCGGCAGGCCGCGCGCCCGCGGGCAGGGCGTCGGTGGAGATGGTGCTCGACAACTCCGACGGAACGCTTTCCGGCCCCTGGGGCGCGTACTCCGAGGTCTCGATCCGAAGGACCCTCACGCGGGATGCGGCGAGCGCCTACTTCATCAACGGGCAGGCGGTCCGCCGGCGCGACGTGCAGGACATCTTCATGGGCACCGGGCTCGGGCCCCGCTCCTATGCGATCATCAGCCAGGGCATGGTGAGCAGCTTCGTGAAGGCGCGGCCCGAGGAGCTGCGGGTTTATTTCGAGGAAGCGGCGGGCGTTTCCCGCTACAAGGAGCGGCGGCGCGAAGCCGAGGGGAGGCTCTCCCTGACGAGAACGAATCTCGAGCGCGTCTCCGATCTGCAGCAGGTCCGGCGCGCCGACATCGAGCGGCTCTCGGCTGAAGCCGAGACCGCGCAGCAGTGGCGCAGCCTCACCGAGCGCCGGGAACGCTTTGCCGGGATGTGGCTCGTGCTGCAGGAGCGCGACATCCGGGATGCCAGGGACCGGAGGGCGGCGGACATCGCAGAGGCCATGGCTGAGATCGAGTCGGGCCGCACGGCGATCGCCTCGCTCGAAAAACAGGCGGCCCAGGCCCAGGCCGCTCTCGAAGAGGCCAGGTCGCAGGAAGCCCTGAAGCGCGAGGCGCTCAAGGCCAACGAGCTCGAGCTCGCGCGCAGGCAGAGCGCGCTGGCCGCGCTGGTTGAAAAAAAGAAGATGCTCGAGGAGCGCGTCCGCAGCGACGGCGAAAAGCTCGAGCGCGCGAGCCGCGGCGCTTCCGAATCCTCGGCCAAGGCCCAGGGTTTTGAAGAGGAGTCCCGGCGCCTCACCTCCGAAATCGCTGAAGTCGAGGCGCAGAAGGAAGAGCGGGCGCAGGCCCTGGAAGAAGCGCGCGAAGCCTGCGAGCAGGCAAAGGCGAGGGAACGGGCGCTCGCCCAGTCGGAGAAGGAAGCGCAGTCCCGGCTCACGGAGCTCAATTTCACGCAGCAGGCCCTCGGGCGGGAAAAGGCCATGCTTGAGGACCGGCTGAGGAGGCTGGGGCAGGAAAAATCGGACTCGGCCGCGCCGCAGGAGTCCGAGCTTGAGCAGGCCCGCGAGTACGCCGAAGAGTGCTCTGCCTCGCTCGAGGAGTGCGGGCAGCGCAGCGACCAGGCCCGCGAGGAGCTGGCCGCAGCCGAGGAGGACTGCCGCGGCCGGCTCGAGCAGAAGAACCGCTCTTCGGAGGCTCTCGCCCGCCTGCAGGCCCGTTCGAGCGCTCTGCGGGAGGTGCAGCAGAAGGCCCTTGCCGAAGGCCGCCTTCCCGAATGGATCCGCAGCCACGGCCTTGAGGGCCTGCCGACGCTTGTTTCCGGCATCCGGGTCGAGGAGGGCTGGGAGCGGGCCGTGGAAGCGGCGCTCTCGGCGAGAATGACCTCGCTCGAGGCGGGGTCGCTCGCGAGGGCGGCCTCGCTTGCGGCGGATCCGCCGCCTGCCAGGTTTGCGCTGGTTGACGTGAGGCAGGGCGAGGCCCTGCGGCAGCCACGGAACGAGGAGGGGAGCCTCGCCGGGAAGGTGCTCTCCGTGAGGCCTCAGAGCGCCGCTCTTGTGCGCGCCTGGCTCGCCGGATTCCGCATCGCCCCCTCCATCGGGGAGGCGCTGCGCCTTTCTCAGTCTGACCCCCAGGCCTCCTTCATCACGAAGGAAGGGCACACGGTGTCGGCGGGCTGCGTCCTCTTCTGGGCCTCAGAGAGCCCCGCCTCCGGGTTTCTGGAGCGCGCGGGGGAACTTTCGAGGCTTGAGCAGCAGCGCGATGTCGAGTCGAAGGCCTATCAGGCCCTGCTCGAGGGCGTCGTGCAGGCCGAGAGCCGCAGGGAGGACGCCCTTGCACGGTCCCGCGGCGCGGCCGCCGCGCTGGAGTCCTCGCGGCGCGAACAGCAGGCCGCAGCCCTGAGGCTGAGCGAAATGCAGGCTTCCTTCGAGGCCTGGTCCAAACGGGCTTCATCCATCGAGGCGGAGAGCTCCCGGGCCAGACAGCGGCTCGAGGAGATCGAGGCCCAGTCCGAGGCCTCGGAGGCGCAGTTCGAGGAGCTGGATCAGGCGCTCTCGAAGGTGTCTCAGGAGCATCAGGACGCAGAGATGGCCGCGGAGGCCGCTTTGTCGAGGCTGCAGGGCGAGGAGGGCGCCCTGCGCGACTGCGAGACGAGACTCAAGCTGCTCCGGACCGATGCGCGCCACGCGGCCGAGCGGGCCCGTGACGCCCGATCGGCGGCTTTGAGGGCGCAGTCCGAAGAGGCCGAGTTCACGGCCGCCATCGAGGAATCGCGGGCTCTGCTCGAGGAACTCGACGAAACGGCGGGCAGCCAGGGCGTGCGCGAGCAGCTTCAGGCCCATGACGCGGCCGAGGCCTCCCTGCGCGAGGCCGAGCAGCTCGCCGCGGCGGCGGCCGAAAAGGTCGCGGGACTGGATGCCGAACGCAGCAGGCTGTCGCTGGCCGAGCGCCCGAAGCTCGAGCGGGTGGGCGAGATGAAGGTTCGGCAGGGAAGCCTTGAAAACGAGCTCTCGGCCCTCACTTCCCAGATCGAGCAGCGCAGGGCTGACCGCTCGGAGCTGCTCGCAGCCGCCCAGGAAGGCGGCTGGAAGCCCGCAGCGGCCCGCCGCGAGGCGGCCAGGCTCGAGCGCGACATTGAGCAGCTAGGGCCCGTCAACCATGCGGCTCTTGAAAACCTTGAGGCGGCCCGCCGCGCTCTTTCTGAAACCGACGCCCAGGCGGCCGACCTGCAGAGCGCGGTGGCCACTCTCGAGGGGGCCATTCGAAAGATCGATGCCGAGACCCGGGGCGTTCTGAAAAGCACCTTCGACGCGGTCAATTCCAATTTTTCCGACATTTTCCGCCGCATCTTCAGCGGCGGCGAGGCCTCGCTCGAGATGGTGGGCGAAGAGGTGCTCGAGTGCGGCATCGAGATCAGGGCGCAGCCGCCCGGAAAGCGCAATGCCTCGGTCAAGCTCCTGTCCGGAGGCGAGCAGGCGCTCACGGCCACGGCGCTCATTTTTGCGATGTTCCGGCTCAATCCGGCTCCCTTCTGCCTTCTCGATGAGGTCGATGCGCCTCTTGACGAGGCGAATCAGGCGCGGCTCGCGAAACTCGTGGAGTCGATGAGCGAGGCGACCCAGTTCGTCGCGATCACCCATCACCGGATCACGATGGAGTACGCCCGGCAGCTGATCGGGGTCACCATGCGCGAGCCCGGGGTGTCCAGGGTGGTCTCCGTTGACATCAGCGAGGCGGTCCGCTACTCCTCGCAGCCTCTTCCTGTCTGA
- the panF gene encoding sodium/pantothenate symporter has product MTPHDEVLVPVMVFLALLLVIGLYAGRSLGRSGDFDRDYFIANRSLGGVVLAMTLVATYGSVSSFVSGPGLAWKLGFGWVVFAAPQIITGFLLLGTVGKKLAVIARRTGSLTVIDILQARYGSRALSVLLALVMVVFFTAMVVGQFMGGAQIFAAITGLDYKLGLLLFAAVTVIYTSSGFRAVVLTDAVCAVLMLTGMATLGWTVIQSGGGMEGIMSTLSSSGIGESGRSSFLTPDAGGALPYTLLFSSWLLVGFCTVGLPQSLVRCLSYRTTADLSRAMVVATVICGALMIGMTMLGVLSRGTILEKPAAGTDAVIPLLIVNHMDPLLAGITIIGPLAATMSTVSSLLIAASSAVARDLWRQFFPSRPEGAENSRKSHRVVSITVTLALGAVSVLLALYPQTIVVWVNLFAFGGLESAFLWPVVLGLFWPRMNARGALAGAAAGLGLYTALMAGGVNLWGFHNIVFGVLAGLVFSILGAVTGPRADPAMMKIFFPHRL; this is encoded by the coding sequence ATGACGCCGCACGACGAAGTGCTCGTGCCGGTCATGGTCTTTCTGGCGCTCCTTCTCGTCATCGGACTTTATGCAGGACGGAGCCTGGGGCGTTCGGGCGACTTCGACCGGGATTACTTCATTGCCAACCGAAGCCTGGGGGGCGTGGTCCTCGCGATGACGCTCGTCGCGACCTACGGCTCCGTGAGCTCCTTTGTCTCCGGCCCGGGGCTCGCCTGGAAACTGGGTTTTGGCTGGGTCGTTTTCGCCGCCCCGCAGATCATCACCGGTTTCCTGCTGCTCGGGACCGTGGGCAAAAAGCTCGCGGTGATCGCCCGGCGGACCGGGTCGCTCACCGTCATTGACATCCTCCAGGCCCGCTACGGCAGCAGGGCCCTTTCCGTGCTCCTTGCCCTGGTCATGGTCGTCTTCTTCACCGCCATGGTGGTCGGGCAGTTCATGGGCGGAGCGCAGATTTTCGCCGCCATCACCGGACTCGACTACAAGCTGGGGCTGCTGCTTTTTGCGGCCGTCACCGTGATCTACACCTCCTCGGGCTTTCGCGCCGTCGTGCTCACCGACGCGGTGTGCGCAGTGCTGATGCTCACCGGCATGGCCACGCTGGGCTGGACGGTCATCCAAAGCGGCGGAGGCATGGAGGGGATCATGTCGACCCTGTCTTCGTCCGGCATCGGCGAGTCCGGGCGGAGCAGCTTCCTCACCCCGGACGCGGGCGGAGCGCTGCCCTACACCCTGCTCTTCTCCTCATGGCTTCTTGTGGGCTTCTGCACCGTGGGGCTGCCTCAGTCGCTGGTCCGATGCCTGAGCTACCGGACCACCGCGGATCTGTCGCGTGCCATGGTCGTCGCCACCGTGATCTGCGGCGCACTCATGATCGGCATGACGATGCTTGGGGTGCTCTCGCGCGGCACCATCCTTGAAAAGCCGGCCGCCGGCACGGATGCTGTGATTCCGCTCCTCATTGTGAACCACATGGACCCGCTGCTGGCCGGAATCACCATCATCGGGCCGCTCGCCGCCACCATGAGCACCGTGAGCTCGCTGCTGATCGCCGCTTCTTCAGCCGTCGCGCGCGACCTCTGGCGTCAGTTTTTCCCGTCAAGGCCAGAGGGCGCGGAAAACAGCAGGAAGTCTCACCGGGTCGTGAGCATCACAGTCACGCTGGCGCTGGGCGCGGTCTCCGTCCTCCTCGCTCTTTACCCTCAAACGATCGTCGTGTGGGTCAATCTTTTTGCCTTCGGCGGACTTGAGAGCGCATTTCTCTGGCCCGTGGTTCTGGGGCTTTTCTGGCCGCGCATGAATGCCCGGGGCGCCCTGGCCGGCGCAGCGGCAGGGCTGGGCCTGTACACGGCGCTGATGGCCGGAGGCGTGAATCTCTGGGGATTTCACAACATAGTCTTCGGGGTGCTCGCGGGACTCGTGTTTTCAATCCTGGGGGCTGTGACGGGTCCGCGCGCGGACCCCGCCATGATGAAAATCTTCTTCCCGCACCGGCTTTAG
- a CDS encoding YhdT family protein: MERTSIGSMQKMSQKLDYREKFRIMDREAAATLALAVIIMAFFWLAVFLLKDSAETLLAMPLWFTVSCIGGYLLSIAGVIFLVRRFFRNFDLGEEQEPPKESRS; the protein is encoded by the coding sequence ATGGAGCGAACTTCAATCGGAAGCATGCAAAAGATGTCCCAAAAGCTCGACTATCGGGAAAAATTCCGGATCATGGACCGGGAGGCCGCCGCAACGCTCGCCCTGGCGGTGATCATCATGGCCTTTTTCTGGCTCGCCGTTTTTCTGCTTAAGGACAGCGCCGAGACGCTGCTGGCCATGCCGCTGTGGTTCACGGTCTCATGCATCGGCGGGTACCTTCTTTCCATCGCGGGGGTCATCTTCCTCGTCAGGCGCTTCTTCAGGAATTTTGACCTGGGAGAGGAGCAGGAGCCCCCGAAGGAGAGCCGCTCATGA
- the ligA gene encoding NAD-dependent DNA ligase LigA, translated as MPEDNSPNTAGSGVVLGPLSEAAEQEMRSLEADIERWNREYYVDDNPSVSDAIYDQAFRRLQQLEAQYPQLASPASPTLRVGGAVRSDMAKVVHRVPMLSIRTETDFSAAGAKAFDDRVRSALGLTDKDPPVEYVAELKFDGLAINLRYENGLLVSAATRGDGITGEDVTANARTIRTIPLRISGPCPKILEVRGEAIMHTADFEALNRRQKQEGGKVFVNARNAAAGCLRQLDPSITAKRRLHFYAYSLGEVSEEQGPFAETQDGLLRRLESMGFPVAHERRICRSPEQLEAFHRHVLEIRKTLPFGIDGVVYKVNSLRLQKQLGFIAREPRWACAHKYPPEEALTRVTAIDVQVGRTGRLTPVARLEPVFVGGATVSNATLHNEDFIRDLGLMIGDTVAVRRAGDVIPEIVRVIPEKRPQDARPFQMPRFCPVCGSAVIRDVEEKDTRCTGGLFCPAQVRLSILHFASRRAMGIDGMGEKLVDALTDLGRVKTPADLYALTEKDLLAVPRMGEKSAANILASIEKSKTTTLGRFIFALGIRHVGEATARDLAAHFGTLGRLENATVDDCLEVSDVGEVIAESITGFFAEPRNREVLEKLLAAGVHWPAVSEAAPAAASEVAGRTFVLTGTLPTLSRDEASDLILAAGGRVSGSVSKKTSYVVAGEAAGSKLEKARALGVPVIGEAELRRMLSGGAASGEASGGEGPQQELF; from the coding sequence ATGCCTGAAGATAACAGTCCGAACACGGCGGGGAGCGGTGTTGTTCTGGGGCCTCTTTCCGAGGCGGCTGAACAGGAGATGCGCTCGCTCGAGGCTGACATTGAGCGCTGGAACCGGGAGTACTACGTCGATGACAACCCAAGCGTGTCGGACGCGATTTACGACCAGGCCTTCCGCAGGCTCCAGCAGCTTGAAGCCCAGTATCCGCAGCTCGCAAGCCCTGCCTCGCCGACCCTTCGGGTTGGCGGGGCCGTCCGCTCTGACATGGCGAAGGTGGTTCACCGCGTTCCCATGCTCTCGATCAGGACGGAAACGGATTTTTCCGCCGCCGGCGCAAAAGCCTTCGACGACCGGGTGAGAAGCGCCCTCGGGCTTACGGACAAGGATCCACCGGTCGAGTATGTGGCGGAACTCAAGTTTGACGGGCTCGCGATCAATCTGCGTTATGAGAACGGGCTGCTCGTGTCGGCTGCCACGCGCGGCGACGGAATCACCGGCGAGGATGTGACGGCCAATGCGAGGACCATACGGACCATTCCGCTGCGCATCAGCGGCCCCTGTCCGAAAATCCTCGAGGTCCGCGGCGAGGCGATCATGCATACGGCGGATTTCGAAGCGCTCAACCGCAGGCAGAAGCAGGAGGGAGGCAAGGTTTTCGTCAACGCGCGAAACGCCGCCGCAGGCTGCCTGAGGCAGCTCGATCCCTCGATCACGGCCAAACGCCGGCTGCATTTTTACGCTTACAGCCTGGGCGAGGTTTCTGAGGAGCAGGGCCCGTTTGCCGAGACCCAGGACGGGCTGCTGCGGCGCCTGGAATCCATGGGCTTTCCGGTGGCTCACGAAAGGCGCATCTGCCGCTCGCCCGAGCAGCTCGAGGCGTTTCACCGGCACGTGCTTGAGATTCGCAAGACGCTGCCTTTCGGAATCGACGGCGTCGTCTATAAGGTCAACAGCCTGCGGCTGCAGAAGCAGCTGGGATTCATCGCGCGGGAGCCCCGCTGGGCCTGTGCGCACAAGTACCCGCCCGAGGAGGCCCTCACGCGGGTGACGGCGATCGACGTCCAGGTGGGACGCACCGGGCGGCTCACCCCGGTGGCCCGGCTCGAGCCGGTCTTTGTGGGCGGAGCGACGGTGTCGAACGCGACGCTGCACAACGAAGACTTCATCCGCGATCTCGGACTGATGATCGGCGACACCGTGGCCGTCAGAAGAGCAGGGGATGTAATCCCGGAAATCGTGCGGGTGATTCCCGAAAAGCGCCCGCAGGACGCCCGCCCCTTCCAGATGCCGCGCTTCTGTCCGGTCTGCGGCTCTGCGGTCATCAGGGATGTGGAGGAAAAGGACACCCGTTGCACGGGCGGACTGTTCTGCCCGGCTCAGGTGAGGCTTTCGATACTGCACTTTGCGAGCCGCAGGGCGATGGGAATCGACGGCATGGGCGAAAAGCTCGTCGATGCGCTGACGGATCTGGGACGGGTCAAAACGCCGGCAGATCTTTACGCGCTGACTGAAAAGGATCTTCTTGCCGTTCCGCGGATGGGGGAGAAGTCAGCGGCCAACATTCTCGCGTCAATTGAGAAATCGAAGACGACAACGCTCGGACGGTTTATCTTCGCTCTGGGCATCCGGCACGTGGGCGAGGCGACGGCCCGCGATCTCGCCGCTCATTTCGGGACTCTGGGCAGGCTTGAGAACGCCACGGTCGATGACTGCCTCGAGGTCAGCGATGTCGGAGAAGTGATAGCCGAGTCGATCACCGGATTTTTCGCCGAGCCGCGCAATCGGGAGGTGCTGGAAAAGCTTCTGGCCGCCGGAGTGCACTGGCCGGCGGTTTCAGAGGCCGCCCCGGCTGCGGCCTCCGAAGTCGCAGGCAGGACTTTTGTTCTTACAGGAACCCTCCCGACGCTGTCGCGCGATGAAGCTTCGGATCTCATCCTCGCTGCGGGCGGCAGGGTTTCCGGCTCCGTGTCCAAAAAGACGAGTTATGTGGTGGCCGGCGAGGCGGCCGGATCCAAGCTTGAAAAGGCGAGGGCTCTGGGAGTGCCGGTGATCGGCGAGGCAGAGCTGCGCCGGATGCTTTCCGGCGGCGCGGCTTCCGGGGAAGCCTCCGGCGGCGAGGGCCCGCAGCAGGAGCTTTTTTAG
- a CDS encoding S-methyl-5'-thioinosine phosphorylase translates to MAAVSPAAVGIIGGSSFSDGWLEKASSEAFSGETPYGLPSSPVREAEISGRRVLLLLRHGFGHRFPPHAVPYAANLWALKKAGAEVVIGLATVGGIDEALPPGALCVPDDLVDRTWGRESTIYSSAKTGVRHIDFTRPFDEDLRRRLILACRRARISRLLEGGVYWCSQGPRLETAAEIRVIRALGGAMVGMTAATEAAVAREMEVPYALLALCVNWAAGLHSSSDKVSLEAGAGDGGCSSEDIRRVLEQFLAL, encoded by the coding sequence ATGGCGGCAGTAAGCCCGGCGGCTGTAGGGATTATCGGAGGTTCCAGCTTTTCCGACGGCTGGCTTGAAAAAGCGAGTTCAGAGGCCTTTTCCGGCGAGACGCCTTACGGCCTCCCCTCATCGCCCGTCCGTGAGGCTGAAATCTCAGGCCGAAGGGTTCTTCTGCTGCTGAGGCACGGGTTCGGGCACCGCTTTCCGCCGCACGCCGTTCCCTATGCGGCCAATCTTTGGGCTTTGAAGAAGGCAGGAGCGGAGGTCGTCATTGGCCTCGCGACGGTAGGGGGCATCGATGAGGCCCTTCCCCCAGGGGCCCTTTGCGTGCCCGATGACCTGGTCGACCGCACATGGGGACGAGAGTCGACTATATACAGCAGTGCGAAGACCGGAGTCCGGCATATCGATTTCACCCGGCCTTTTGACGAGGATCTGCGCCGCAGGCTTATTCTGGCCTGCCGCCGCGCCCGCATTTCTCGTCTGCTGGAGGGCGGAGTCTACTGGTGCAGCCAGGGCCCGAGGCTTGAGACCGCGGCCGAGATTCGGGTGATCCGGGCGCTCGGAGGGGCCATGGTCGGCATGACGGCGGCGACCGAGGCCGCCGTTGCCCGGGAGATGGAAGTCCCCTATGCGCTCCTTGCTCTTTGCGTCAACTGGGCGGCGGGCCTGCACAGCTCGTCGGATAAAGTTTCGCTGGAAGCCGGCGCTGGAGATGGCGGCTGCTCCTCAGAAGACATCCGCCGCGTATTAGAGCAGTTTCTGGCCCTCTGA
- a CDS encoding SulP family inorganic anion transporter, whose protein sequence is MTLTGHSAKNLLKPSEWMKFCRSHACDFSAGLSLIGLLIPEAVAYAGIAGLPPSAGLIALICGLLIYTAVGSCRTAVVSATSSSAMVLAATVSSLLATHPQVHPETLAAVLVMMTGFWFILARLLGFGRASSFIAKPVLRGVTMGLAFTITLMQLPKLLGLHAAGSGVWDRLLDTIARIQEVSPAAAALGLGSLGLLLLWRWQRLPGSLIVVAAAVLLSYFVPLEALGIELVGPFSLERAAISFQTLAGADWVGAIQMSAALCLMVYAESYSSIHAAAERSGQQTAPNRDIVAIGLSNLASGFFGGLAVGAGFSATSLNIASGARSRVSNFFALAVLFLALAFLMPQISRIPEPVLAAVVIKAVSGGLSPKPIRPYFEWKRDRVLVIASFCSVTILGVLNGLLISVVLSVALILIRVSQPHVSELQKLPGSHSFVNTKLFPDTVPIPGVLVLRLDQPLVFANAEESFKKAKALLTEQLRRHPVKEVVVSMEEAADLDGTCVEEVLKFAQFVKNAGCTLTLCRMHRRAREVLVCAAYPLLPPDRLSYLSVDRAVKEAQERTLFESRAPEALSGKNSEGQKLL, encoded by the coding sequence ATGACCTTGACGGGACACAGTGCGAAAAATCTGCTGAAGCCTTCCGAGTGGATGAAGTTCTGCCGCAGCCACGCCTGCGACTTTTCAGCCGGACTTTCGCTTATCGGCCTTTTGATTCCGGAGGCCGTGGCCTACGCGGGCATCGCAGGCCTGCCTCCGTCGGCAGGCCTCATTGCGCTCATCTGCGGGCTGCTCATCTACACGGCGGTGGGCTCGTGCCGCACGGCGGTCGTTTCGGCCACGTCATCCTCCGCGATGGTGCTCGCCGCAACGGTGTCAAGCCTGCTCGCCACGCACCCGCAGGTCCATCCCGAAACCCTTGCGGCCGTCCTGGTCATGATGACGGGGTTCTGGTTCATCCTCGCCCGGCTTCTGGGCTTCGGACGGGCCAGCAGCTTCATTGCCAAGCCCGTCTTGCGCGGCGTTACGATGGGGCTTGCCTTCACCATCACGCTGATGCAGCTGCCGAAGCTGCTCGGGCTGCACGCGGCAGGGTCCGGCGTCTGGGACAGGCTGCTTGACACGATTGCCCGCATCCAGGAGGTTTCACCTGCAGCCGCCGCCCTTGGCCTGGGTTCTCTTGGCCTCCTCCTGCTGTGGAGATGGCAGCGTCTGCCCGGCAGCCTCATCGTCGTAGCCGCTGCCGTGCTCCTGTCCTATTTCGTTCCGCTTGAAGCACTGGGCATCGAGCTCGTAGGCCCCTTCAGCCTTGAAAGAGCAGCCATCTCCTTTCAAACACTGGCAGGGGCCGACTGGGTCGGCGCGATTCAAATGAGCGCCGCCTTGTGCCTGATGGTCTACGCCGAATCCTACTCGAGCATCCACGCCGCAGCGGAACGAAGCGGGCAGCAGACGGCGCCCAACAGGGACATCGTTGCGATCGGCCTGTCCAACCTGGCCTCCGGATTTTTCGGCGGCCTCGCTGTGGGCGCCGGATTTTCGGCCACCAGCCTCAATATTGCTTCAGGCGCACGGAGCCGGGTTTCGAATTTTTTCGCCCTCGCGGTGCTCTTCCTCGCCCTCGCCTTTCTGATGCCGCAGATCAGCAGGATCCCTGAGCCTGTTCTGGCTGCCGTCGTCATCAAGGCGGTGAGCGGCGGATTATCCCCCAAGCCCATACGCCCGTACTTTGAATGGAAAAGAGACCGCGTGCTTGTGATCGCCTCCTTCTGCTCAGTGACGATTCTCGGCGTTTTGAACGGGCTTCTCATTTCGGTCGTCCTCTCCGTCGCCCTGATCCTCATACGGGTGTCGCAGCCGCACGTATCGGAGCTGCAGAAACTTCCCGGCTCCCACAGCTTTGTGAATACGAAGCTGTTTCCTGACACTGTCCCCATCCCCGGAGTGCTTGTCCTGCGGCTGGACCAGCCGCTCGTTTTCGCCAATGCCGAGGAAAGCTTCAAAAAAGCAAAAGCCCTCCTTACCGAGCAGCTCCGCAGGCATCCGGTCAAGGAGGTCGTCGTCAGCATGGAGGAAGCCGCAGACCTGGACGGAACCTGCGTGGAGGAAGTGCTTAAATTCGCTCAGTTCGTAAAAAATGCGGGCTGCACGCTCACGCTTTGCCGCATGCACCGAAGAGCGAGGGAGGTTCTTGTATGCGCAGCCTATCCGCTTCTTCCACCGGACCGCCTGTCCTACCTTTCCGTAGACCGGGCCGTGAAAGAAGCCCAGGAAAGAACCCTCTTTGAGAGCAGGGCGCCGGAGGCGCTCTCCGGGAAGAACTCAGAGGGCCAGAAACTGCTCTAA
- a CDS encoding DMT family transporter gives MPTRNFVFLLLAAFFWGTAFVGQAIGVGYVAPFTFTAGRSFIGCLFLIPVIFFLDRFESPAKRARKRQPEVRRNTLIGGIVSGCALFAAESFQQFGLVYTTVGKAGFLTALYIIIVPVLARIRGIRSSCLLWIAVAIAVIALYCLSIKEDFTIGLGELLCFICAFLYSAQIMAIDYYVPKADAVEMSWVMFLTGGVLGLIFTLIFEQGTTLQAVMLALPAMLYVGIFSNGLAYTCQVIGQKGANPAIASLTMSLESVIGALSGWIILGQTLSAREIVGCVLMGIAIVIVQIPQRRV, from the coding sequence ATGCCCACCCGCAACTTCGTTTTCCTCCTGCTTGCCGCTTTTTTCTGGGGCACCGCCTTTGTCGGCCAGGCAATCGGCGTGGGCTATGTCGCTCCCTTTACCTTCACGGCTGGCCGGTCATTCATCGGCTGCCTTTTTTTAATACCCGTCATTTTTTTCCTGGACCGCTTCGAGTCGCCGGCAAAAAGAGCCAGAAAACGCCAGCCTGAAGTGCGCCGCAATACCCTTATCGGCGGCATTGTCTCAGGCTGCGCGCTTTTTGCGGCGGAGAGCTTTCAGCAGTTCGGCCTTGTCTACACAACCGTCGGAAAAGCCGGCTTTCTCACGGCCTTGTACATCATCATCGTCCCCGTTCTTGCCAGAATCCGCGGCATCAGGAGCTCGTGCCTGCTCTGGATCGCCGTCGCCATTGCCGTCATTGCGCTTTACTGCCTGTCCATCAAGGAAGATTTCACCATCGGTCTGGGCGAGCTGCTGTGCTTTATCTGCGCTTTCCTTTATTCTGCTCAGATCATGGCGATCGACTACTACGTGCCTAAGGCGGACGCAGTCGAAATGTCATGGGTGATGTTCTTAACGGGCGGCGTGCTTGGCCTGATTTTCACCTTGATCTTCGAGCAGGGCACGACGCTTCAGGCCGTCATGCTTGCGCTGCCCGCCATGCTGTATGTCGGCATTTTCTCCAACGGACTCGCTTACACCTGCCAGGTGATCGGCCAAAAAGGCGCCAATCCCGCCATCGCCTCTCTGACGATGAGCCTTGAGTCCGTCATTGGCGCCCTGTCGGGATGGATCATCCTCGGCCAAACCCTGTCAGCCCGGGAAATCGTAGGCTGCGTGCTGATGGGAATAGCCATCGTGATCGTCCAGATTCCGCAGCGGCGGGTGTAG